A single genomic interval of Hyphomicrobium methylovorum harbors:
- the alr gene encoding alanine racemase, producing MARDVMTVDARISDHLAGATGTITIDLGRIAANWKALADKVAPARCGAVVKANAYGLGADRVIPALYRAGCTAFFIATPAEAEAARLLAPDADIYALDGLVGNAAQIFVRHNIHPVLSTLDDVAAWSLAARNHGDALPAALHIDTGLNRLGLPSRDVRRLAADPALLSGIRVELVMSHLASADVPNDPKNREQLVAFGTLSALFPNVPKSLAASDGLMLGPAYHFEIVRPGYALYGGQASAADTAPVAPAVTVAARILAVTAIAPGETVGYSATWQAERASRIATIAAGYADGIPRSAGCSNGETGGHVIIGGHRAPIVGRISMDLITVDVTDLPIDAAKPGAFATLVGNGLTIEDQGFAAGTIGYEILTRLGPRFTRLYIDERT from the coding sequence GTGGCTAGGGACGTGATGACGGTGGACGCGCGCATATCGGATCATCTGGCGGGCGCCACCGGAACGATCACGATCGACCTCGGGCGAATTGCTGCCAACTGGAAGGCGCTCGCGGACAAAGTCGCGCCTGCGCGCTGCGGCGCCGTCGTTAAAGCAAATGCGTACGGCCTCGGTGCGGATCGCGTGATACCCGCGCTGTACCGCGCGGGCTGTACGGCATTCTTCATCGCAACACCCGCTGAAGCGGAAGCCGCGCGCCTGCTTGCGCCGGATGCCGACATTTACGCACTCGATGGGCTCGTCGGGAACGCAGCGCAGATATTCGTGCGCCATAACATCCATCCCGTTCTGTCGACTCTGGACGACGTCGCCGCCTGGTCCCTCGCCGCTCGCAACCACGGCGACGCGTTGCCCGCAGCGCTGCATATCGATACCGGCCTGAACCGCCTCGGACTGCCCTCGCGTGACGTTCGCCGTCTGGCAGCCGACCCAGCGCTTCTCAGCGGCATACGCGTCGAACTGGTGATGAGCCACCTCGCATCTGCTGACGTGCCGAACGATCCAAAGAATCGCGAGCAGCTTGTCGCCTTCGGCACGCTCTCAGCACTCTTTCCGAACGTCCCGAAAAGTCTGGCCGCATCGGACGGTCTGATGCTCGGCCCCGCATATCACTTCGAAATCGTTCGACCGGGTTACGCGCTCTATGGCGGACAGGCATCCGCGGCCGACACCGCTCCCGTCGCGCCCGCCGTGACAGTTGCGGCGCGCATTCTCGCAGTCACAGCCATCGCGCCGGGCGAAACGGTCGGTTACTCGGCCACATGGCAGGCCGAACGCGCGAGCCGCATCGCAACGATTGCCGCTGGCTACGCGGACGGAATTCCGCGCTCGGCAGGATGCTCGAATGGCGAGACCGGCGGCCACGTCATCATTGGCGGACACCGCGCCCCGATCGTGGGACGTATTTCGATGGATCTGATCACCGTCGACGTGACGGATCTCCCGATCGACGCGGCAAAACCGGGCGCCTTCGCAACGCTCGTCGGGAACGGTCTGACAATCGAGGATCAGGGCTTTGCCGCGGGCACCATTGGATACGAGATCCTGACGCGCCTCGGCCCGCGCTTCACGCGCCTCTACATCGATGAGCGAACCTGA
- a CDS encoding replicative DNA helicase, with amino-acid sequence MADPAYLATEKLQQAVSANEPLTFRQPPHNVEAEQALLGAILVNNEALDRVSGFLSPDHFFEPLHGRIFETLATLIHAGKVATPITVKTFFENVEPIDASTTVPQYLGRLAANATTIINAAEYGRTIYDLATRRALIVIGEDMVNTAYESAVDQAPKAQIEEAETRLYSLAEQNKYGKGFETFKSALATAIEVANSAFQRAGHLSGASTGLSDLDSKLGGLQRSDLIILAGRPSMGKTALATNIAYNVAKAYQSERRADGSTETTNGGIVGFFSLEMSSEQLATRILAEQAEISSEKIRRGMIDENEFRKLSEVANEMSRIPLYIDQTGGITIAQLSSRARKLKRQHGLDLIVVDYLQLLAGSKGRGENRVQEVTEITTGLKALAKELDLPIMALSQLSRQVEAREDKRPQLSDLRESGSIEQDADVVMFVYREEYYVERTKPNEGTPEFADWMTKMSQVSGKAECIIGKQRHGPVGTVELSFEGQFTRFGNLARDFMLPRD; translated from the coding sequence ATGGCAGACCCCGCATACCTCGCAACTGAGAAGCTCCAACAAGCTGTCTCGGCAAATGAACCGCTGACGTTCCGTCAGCCCCCCCATAACGTCGAAGCCGAGCAGGCGCTCCTTGGCGCAATCCTCGTCAACAACGAAGCGCTTGACCGCGTCTCGGGCTTCCTCTCGCCCGATCATTTCTTCGAGCCGCTTCACGGGCGAATCTTCGAAACGCTCGCAACGCTCATCCACGCGGGCAAAGTCGCGACACCCATCACCGTCAAGACGTTCTTCGAGAATGTCGAGCCGATCGATGCGTCGACGACGGTGCCGCAGTACCTCGGCCGGCTCGCCGCCAATGCGACGACGATCATCAACGCCGCCGAGTACGGCCGCACGATCTACGATCTGGCGACGCGACGCGCGCTGATCGTCATCGGCGAAGACATGGTCAACACCGCTTACGAGAGCGCGGTGGATCAGGCGCCGAAAGCGCAGATCGAGGAAGCGGAAACGCGGCTCTATTCGCTCGCGGAGCAGAACAAGTACGGCAAGGGGTTCGAGACGTTCAAATCGGCGCTCGCAACCGCCATCGAAGTCGCGAACAGCGCATTCCAGCGCGCTGGGCATCTATCGGGCGCCTCCACGGGCCTCTCCGATCTCGACAGCAAGCTCGGCGGTCTACAGCGCTCGGATCTCATCATCCTCGCGGGCCGTCCTTCGATGGGAAAAACCGCGCTCGCCACCAACATCGCCTACAACGTCGCCAAGGCATACCAGTCGGAGCGTCGTGCCGATGGCTCGACGGAAACGACCAACGGCGGCATTGTCGGCTTCTTCTCTCTTGAAATGTCGTCCGAACAGCTCGCAACGCGTATTCTCGCCGAGCAGGCGGAAATCAGTTCCGAGAAGATCCGTCGCGGCATGATCGACGAGAACGAATTCCGCAAGCTCTCCGAAGTCGCCAACGAGATGTCGCGCATCCCGCTTTACATCGACCAGACGGGCGGTATCACGATCGCGCAGCTCTCATCGCGCGCCCGAAAGCTCAAACGCCAGCACGGTCTCGACCTGATCGTCGTCGACTATTTGCAGTTGCTCGCCGGATCCAAGGGCCGCGGTGAAAACCGCGTGCAGGAAGTCACCGAAATCACCACGGGCCTGAAAGCACTCGCGAAGGAACTCGATCTGCCGATCATGGCCCTGTCGCAGCTTTCGCGTCAGGTTGAAGCGCGCGAAGACAAGCGCCCGCAGCTCTCAGACCTTCGTGAATCGGGTTCGATCGAGCAGGACGCTGACGTCGTCATGTTCGTATACCGTGAGGAATATTACGTCGAACGGACCAAGCCGAACGAAGGAACGCCCGAATTCGCTGATTGGATGACCAAGATGAGCCAGGTCTCGGGCAAGGCCGAGTGTATCATCGGCAAACAGCGTCATGGCCCGGTGGGCACGGTCGAACTGTCGTTCGAGGGTCAATTTACCCGCTTTGGCAATCTCGCACGCGATTTTATGTTGCCGCGTGATTGA